In Plasmodium gaboni strain SY75 chromosome 11, whole genome shotgun sequence, the following proteins share a genomic window:
- a CDS encoding DNA repair protein RAD51 — translation MKQANTKEDKSQKISNSSTIDEIEEEQLYTGPLKIEQLLAKGFVKRDLELLKEGGLQTVECVAYAPMRTLCAIKGISEQKAEKLKKACKELCNSGFCNAIDYHDARQNLIKFTTGSKQLDALLKGGIETGGITELFGEFRTGKSQLCHTLAITCQLPIEQSGGEGKCLWIDTEGTFRPERIVAIAKRYGLHPTDCLNNIAYAKAYNCDHQTELLIDASAMMADARFALLIVDSATALYRSEYIGRGELANRQSHLCRFLRGLQRIADIYGVAVIITNQVVAKVDAMSMFGGHEKIPIGGNIIAHASQTRLYLRKGRGESRICKIYDSPVLPEGEAVFAITEGGIADYEEK, via the coding sequence ATGAAACAAGCAAACACGAAAGAAGATAAGTCCCAGAAAATTTCCAATAGTAGTACTATTGATGAAATAGAAGAAGAACAGTTATATACTGGACCTTTAAAAATCGAACAATTATTAGCAAAAGGCTTTGTAAAAAGAGATTTAGAATTACTTAAGGAGGGTGGATTACAAACTGTGGAATGTGTAGCATATGCTCCTATGCGTACGTTATGTGCTATTAAAGGTATAAGTGAACAGAAAGCAgagaaattaaaaaaggCATGTAAAGAATTATGTAATTCAGGTTTTTGTAATGCTATAGATTATCATGACGCAAGacaaaatttaataaaatttacCACCGGATCAAAACAATTAGATGCTTTATTAAAAGGTGGAATAGAAACAGGTGGAATTACAGAATTATTTGGAGAATTTCGTACAGGAAAAAGTCAACTATGTCATACATTAGCTATTACATGTCAGTTACCTATTGAACAATCAGGAGGAGAAGGTAAATGTTTATGGATAGATACAGAAGGTACTTTTAGACCTGAACGTATTGTAGCTATTGCTAAAAGATATGGTTTACATCCAACGGATtgtttaaataatatagcATATGCTAAAGCCTACAATTGTGATCATCAAACTGAATTATTAATAGATGCTAGTGCTATGATGGCAGATGCAAGATTTGCTTTATTAATTGTTGATTCAGCAACGGCTCTATATCGTTCTGAATATATAGGTCGAGGTGAGCTAGCTAATAGGCAATCACATTTATGTCGATTTTTAAGAGGGTTACAAAGAATAGCAGATATTTATGGAGTAGCTGTTATTATTACTAACCAAGTTGTTGCCAAGGTTGATGCCATGAGTATGTTTGGAGGTCATGAAAAAATACCCATAGGTGGAAATATAATAGCTCATGCTAGCCAAACAAGATTATACTTAAGAAAGGGTAGGGGAGAAAGCAGAATTTGTAAAATTTATGATTCCCCTGTCTTACCAGAAGGCGAAGCTGTATTTGCTATAACAGAAGGAGGAATAGCAGATTACGaggaaaaataa
- a CDS encoding putative prefoldin: MSNLYDILGKAVINKEKKDEFQNLILKSEGFIDDVLHEKLRERQKKRDEILQDLFDMEILIENLKLFLNMKDKNEVETLTCLGCDSYVYADIINKNKIFIQLGYEFYLEMTLEEAIKFLKKKINLYEEKLSYWNKQISQVKAHIQILMRAISNLT, encoded by the exons ATGAGCAACctttatgatatattagGTAAAGCAGTTATTAATAAAGAGAAGAAAGACGAGTTTCAAAATTTAATCCTTAAGAGTGAAGGATTTATTGATGATGTGCTGCACGAAAAACTGAGAGAAcgacaaaaaaaaagggaTGAAATTTTACAAGATCTTTTTGATAT GGAAATATTAATTGAAAATCTTAAGCTCTTTCTTAATATGaaagataaaaatgaagTAGAGACTTTGACTTGCCTGGGGTGTGATAGTTATGTTTACGCTGACAT tataaataaaaataagattTTTATACAGCTAGGATACGAATTTTACTTAGAAATGACACTTGAAGAGGCAATAAAATTTcttaagaaaaaaataaatctaTATGAAGA GAAATTGTCCTACTGGAATAAGCAGATATCTCAAGTTAAGGCTCACATACAAATT CTGATGAGAGCAATTTCGAATCTTACATAA
- a CDS encoding putative polyadenylate-binding protein-interacting protein 1, with protein MQSDIIVNQDLKEYSNVMKGIHHVTSCVSSLGVETNKKNEYNENSVERNDYNNDIDNENYNNNNDNKDEFLNSSNDIINEETNKKNSYDDNILSNKVLLNDENLDISNNGVTTTTTTTTITTTISNNNNDSSSSHSDNNLFEERNNSHSEDVRSSSILKNSEDMILNKSSNKTNNQNVYSSEEFYSYKENLSEEPCNEEGNNTFHSKIEMDNCNINNNYSNNNSSSNSSRSYSENKRSSNADSSNNNNNNNDNDNNSNNNRDNNDNKYNNNKEHNNRDNNNNNNNNNXXXXXXXXXXSNNLNGDNKKNESSSIKSVHKSSVLSSLNADAPEFVPSTKSLQSNMSFNNLMWNNYYQDISGGTTFNSNHLHNNNLMNNINTPGSNNNNNNNNNNNNTNLMINNNNSLLHNINGINNSSSNNIMNIAGSNNMSSSNNNGNSGVVLLGVPPGNMNNMENNDQDKMNSSNNNNNNNNSNNNNNNNNNNNNNNLLHAGKSNSNHNNVHDNNNNNMLAGNINNISQNIGGISSSDGPFINQGMMPGIANLRSSHFMSNSSANFMNSSENSNGPFHPMDGTHAHQNFQPNGSLIAHHNFYVNHHPYLLNNHPNALPGPQPIFAPPLSYANTLASTGNTTGAGGVHHDMPFGQHTSVYGSFNNNPANIIAGGAGISSQKSPSLSINPYNFLSCSLPTPPPQIAHTGPLSMTSLDPHFMPTANNAHMKLSYANNMCPHPGRRSIYNHFNHAHLSNSNGMNDNNFDHTNNNNNNNNTVNSNNNNNNNNNNSSNNNSMTANLNYNFNTFNHHNNNTCGLVVNNDNNNNTNNMHLNQGLNANTLNLNNVGNLICVNNPMHLNSSGNMTPHHLNNMHMNHGLIINNNLGKQKKSISLNHNNHNNTDNNNNNNNSNNNSNNNNNNNSNNHNNSNNNSNTKQQFNNFREGKNSIKGNLMNTNVCINNNYNHYNSPNNNNNNKKHSRYSSVSNVSNSYNSAYNINTTCNNINNISSSNSKNVYNTKTTKREGYNSDDNDNAGGNYYLKNGNPISNNNNNNNNNNNNVSDNVSADGSNNKSKDTNNQELKDSNENNNNNNNNNNNKNNDDVENDNMNDTSFSFKGQKNYNSKNKSNTSSNNNYNLNNVQNDKTSNTHKEDYKNNRYVNNNKIIEDKSSSNGNKNMTNEKNLKGTDNNTYHNNKKGYNDVSNNNNNKEHNNRDNNNNNNKQNSSYLNNNKYHQNNSDRRGSNLKNAENNNNKMNEKKSKNDDEKKGKEKENINNNTSSVINNNKKMSESNTNNENNYVGNKNMNYNTLKNYKNYDKKTMEFSSWVKIAKMNPNNNNNNNNNNMKKKEKLSVSSIYEVSNNDKNNNVEDRRNSNFLSEKLNAQDNKTTNSYSSKNQNKENDDNVSIEHKENENNNQHYDDNEDHNNNRRLSGNINNENLKKRNEDEDKKRSSKANIKDKENNTHYYKDSNNNKKSNDENKKMSYNNIVTNNRNYNTTKDNNKEKNKQKYENNKKTDIDDRRSSVAGTANTNSATNTVVTTSGSSNTYSHRQREKLKIQNVEIKQINEKIINIKNYDKKKASAVNVHTSNDEELKGKDGYTINRKDENKDETTNNEDIKKNDLNDDKSVDQLIENDNNNNNINKNDADGSDSTTTVNNKKGKRSSTNNVSSNSLKNESTKNTTNNKEQVSKDNVASNNMNNTSKSSNNGDVNVIKKNNNNNNNNNNNSNNHHRNSINNHHSSKSDKSSRKEHHSRYGSSSTTREKTASSNNNVMKEYSKDSKKKNDNKDESSVHSFNSSRLNRKDNKNDSRHKSDNKNKLYNEHVDSYDSGVDYVSVQNRKKGTDKGDDTSVCDSSSVIEKKEHLEELKDEKNLDNDTYTEKVSDYLNEKNNVSENYIENKDDHFESTSQKGKCSNENINDNNDINNDDTNNNDDINNDDTNNNNNKTIVSNDDEKIKEEQTMAANIDEVLFEEKENKKDENEVCQVDKDNINNDLKSVDEENKMDEVTCEGKVNNENDQVEDHKKDYNEEECNENKNDEVKICEEIKDSEEINDKKLDKLLDEDMNEKKNENISDNVREKDESTLLIENLEEKVENVNEIEENKEKNLELDEKEKAKQKKLERLYREKIYTKIDLLEIYLGHNWGEDGDRFNFVLSQENDNTLDVDYKNSIISNNNNNNNNNNINVMNNNMMNNNRHSVMMDDHHNIMKNNNNMANNNNNHHHHHMNEQKNMNAHNKRFNNNNMNNMNNLNNINNVNNLNSGYNNNMNNQHNNKNNNNMNQHIHHGGHHHMVNNKQNQSNQNINNKNNDDGWRNSLAQKNMMNNNNMYINNNMNDMNHMNNMNHMNNMNHMNNINHMNNNNNNNNNNNSNNNNNNNNVSSNLEWRKSDADKLKGFFDSTRVVESADAWRNNNTAQVKTVAENSWILKQNQLKADKYTCMMRKLRGILNKLTFEKFDLLYEQIILVGITKLDEIIGLMKLVFEKAVTQHHFVQMYVQLCKKLNVHFHNMKLEDETTVQFKKILINQCQDSFENNLKPIEFPSHLNEEEKFEFEQMHKNKVRGNMLFVGELVKSGIISIPIVFVCIKQLLEKRESYISLKNDTKEGNLHLEALCMFLNTVGEILDTHEKANQEKVKELYNTLNELVNNESITFRVRCLIKDVIDNRNEKWNKKFAHKLEGPTTLSVLHDKILKETIDQNSRTYNNSNNMNYHENKMNNNLSNMRNNLLRNVSFNMNNNNNNNNINFVNMMNNNNNNMNLRNMGNMKNMDQNKNMKKLSLNLMKNKNNLQQSKMMNDDMKGSNMENNYFDIPKRETLFNKNSSFANEDANNNNNNNNNNNNNNNTSTSSGNSFFSNLSSRLLNKDKKEGGNIFTRNFNLKKNNNMSNFSNNDLDKKDKSNMNSTKNEEKENTFSNKDNVLNTNEEPKDYTFVEEYIPKVNEILELSTTIENWEELTEKIVQLNIPSKFNEKLHAHILKHTLKKYACNKNVERSLPYFNWLVSIVLDNKIDMQSFKHCWKSFFLENDENSYEYTKEDYPLLPRLVTNFITAVELYDKNHILYDLSTLEQMKSVI; from the coding sequence ATGCAAAGTGATATAATAGTTAATCAAgatttaaaagaatatagTAATGTGATGAAAGGAATACACCATGTAACGTCCTGCGTTTCCTCCTTAGGAGTTGAgacaaataaaaaaaatgaatacaATGAAAATAGTGTAGAAAGgaatgattataataatgacattgataatgaaaattataataataataatgataataaggatgaatttttaaattcttctaatgatataataaacgaggaaacaaataaaaaaaatagttatgatgataatatattatctaataaggttttattaaatgatgaaaatttaGATATCTCCAACAATGGTGTTACAACAACAACTACTACAACTACAATAACTACTACCAttagtaataataataatgatagtAGTAGTAGCCATAGTGATAATAACCTTTTTGAAGAGAGAAATAATAGTCATAGTGAGGATGTACGTAGTAGTagtatattaaaaaattctGAGGATATGattttaaataaatcatCTAACAAGACAAATAATCAGAATGTATATTCTAGTGAAGaattttattcatataaagAAAATCTTAGTGAAGAACCATGTAATGAAGAAGGGAATAATACATTTCATTCTAAAATTGAAATGGATaattgtaatataaataacaaCTACAGTAATAATAACAGTAGTAGTAACAGTAGCAGAAGTTATAGTGAGAATAAAAGATCATCTAACGCTGatagtagtaataataataataataataatgataatgataataatagtaataataatagagataacaatgataataaatataacaacAACAAGGAACACAATAATAgagataataataataataataataataataatNNNNNNNNNNNNNNNNNNNNNNNNNNNNNTAGTAATAACCTTAATggtgataataaaaagaatgaaTCCTCTTCAATTAAATCAGTACATAAAAGTTCTGTGTTAAGTTCTCTTAATGCAGATGCTCCTGAATTTGTACCTTCAACAAAAAGTCTACAAAGCAATATgtcatttaataatttaatgtggaataattattatcaagATATTAGTGGGGGTACTACGTTTAATAGTAATCatttacataataataatttaatgaataatataaatacacCAGGAAgcaacaacaacaacaacaataataataataataataatactaatcttatgataaataataacaattctttgttacataatattaatggtataaataatagttcatctaataatataatgaatatagCAGGTTCTAATAACATGTCAAgttcaaataataatggaAATAGTGGTGTAGTTTTATTAGGTGTACCACCAGgaaatatgaataatatggaaaataatGACCAAGACAAAATGAATTCTAgcaacaacaataataataataataatagcaacaataataataataataataataataataataataataatttattacaTGCTGGCAAATCTAATAGTAATCACAATAATGTtcatgataataataataataatatgcTTGCAGgtaatattaataatatatcacAAAATATTGGTGGTATATCATCAAGTGATGGACCATTTATAAATCAAGGTATGATGCCTGGTATAGCTAATTTAAGATCTAGCCATTTTATGAGTAATTCTAGTGCAAATTTTATGAACAGTTCAGAAAATTCGAATGGACCATTTCATCCAATGGATGGTACACATGCACATCAAAATTTTCAACCTAATGGTTCATTAATTGCtcatcataatttttatgtaaatCATCATCCATATTTATTGAACAATCATCCAAATGCATTACCAGGACCACAACCCATATTTGCACCCCCTTTATCATATGCAAATACATTAGCATCTACAGGTAACACCACAGGAGCAGGAGGTGTTCATCATGATATGCCATTTGGGCAACATACATCTGTATATGGTTCTTTTAATAACAATCCAGCTAATATTATTGCAGGTGGTGCTGGGATATCATCACAAAAAAGTCCTAGCTTAAGCATAAATCCTTATAACTTTTTGTCATGTTCATTACCAACCCCCCCACCACAAATAGCTCACACAGGTCCATTAAGTATGACATCCTTAGATCCTCATTTTATGCCTACAGCAAATAATGCTCATATGAAATTATCTTATGCAAATAATATGTGTCCTCATCCAGGAAGGAGGAGcatatataatcattttaaTCATGCGCACTTATCCAATTCTAATGGTatgaatgataataattttgatcacacaaataataataataataataataatactgTTAATAgtaacaataataataataataataataacaatagtagtaataataatagtatgACTGcaaatttaaattataattttaatacctttaatcatcataataataatacgTGTGGTTTAGTTgttaataatgataataataataatacaaataatatgCATTTAAATCAAGGATTGAATGCAAATAcattaaatttaaataatgtaGGTAATCTTATATGTGTAAATAACCCCATGCATCTGAATTCTTCTGGTAATATGACTCCTCACcatttgaataatatgcATATGAATCATGGGctgataataaataataaccTTGGCAAGCAGAAGAAAAGTATATCAttaaatcataataatcataacaatacagataataataataataataataatagtaacaataatagtaacaataataacaataataatagtaataaccataataatagtaataataattcaaatacAAAACAacaatttaataattttagAGAGGGAAAGAATTCTATAAAAGGAAATCTTATGAATACAAatgtatgtataaataataattacaatCATTATAACTCTcctaataataataacaataataagAAACATAGTAGATATAGTTCTGTGTCAAATGTTAGTAATTCTTATAATTCAgcatataatattaatacaacatgtaataacataaataatatatcatcaagtaattcaaaaaatgtatataatacaaaGACAACAAAACGAGAAGGTTATAATagtgatgataatgataatgCAGGTGGAAATTATTATCTCAAAAATGGTAACCCaatatcaaataataataataataataataataataataataacgTATCTGATAATGTTAGTGCTGATGgaagtaataataaatcgAAAGATACTAATAATCAAGAATTAAAAGATTCAAATGAAaataacaacaacaacaataataataataataataaaaataatgatgatgttgaaaatgataatatgaatgatacttctttttcttttaaaggacaaaagaattataattctaaaaataaaagtaacacatctagtaataataattataatcTGAATAATGTTCAAAATGATAAGACATCCAATACTCATAAAGAagattataaaaacaaccgatatgtaaataataacaaaataattgAAGATAAAAGTTCTTCAAatggaaataaaaatatgacgaatgagaaaaatttaaaagGAACAGACAATAATACATATcacaataataaaaaaggatataatgatgtatcaaataataacaacaacaaGGAACACAATAACAgagataataataataataataataaacaaaatagTAGTTActtaaataataataaatatcatCAAAATAATTCAGATAGAAGGGGAAGCAACTTGAAAAACGcagaaaataataacaacaaaatgaatgagaaaaaaagcaaaaatgatgatgaaaagaaaggaaaagaaaaagaaaacattaataataacaCAAGTAGtgttataaataataataaaaaaatgagtgagagtaatacaaataatgaaaataattatgttggtaataaaaacatgaattataatacattgaagaattataaaaattatgataagAAAACTATGGAATTCTCTTCATGGGTTAAAATAGCAAAGATGAATCcaaacaataataataataataataataataatatgaagaagaaaGAGAAATTATCTGTGTCTTCTATTTATGAAGTTTCAAACAATGACAAAAACAATAATGTAGAAGATAGAAGAAACTCAAATTTTTTAAgtgaaaaattaaatgcACAGGATAATAAGACAACCAACTCTTATAGTAGTAAGAACcaaaataaagaaaatgatgataatgtATCAATTGAAcataaagaaaatgaaaataataatcaacATTATGACGATAACGAAgatcataataataatcgTCGTTTGTCaggaaatataaataatgaaaatctcaaaaaaagaaatgaagATGAGGATAAGAAAAGAAGTAGTAAGGCAAATATTAAAGACaaagaaaataatactcactattataaagatagtaataataataaaaagtcaaacgatgaaaataaaaaaatgagctataataatattgttaCCAATAATAGAAATTATAACACTACTAaggataataataaagagaaaaataaacaaaaatatgaaaataataagaaaacGGATATAGATGATAGAAGAAGTTCTGTAGCTGGAACAGCAAATACAAATTCAGCTACAAATACTGTTGTTACAACATCAGGTAGTAGTAATACATATTCTCATAGACAAAGAGAGAAATTGAAAATCCAAAATGTAGAAATTAAACAgataaatgaaaaaataataaacattAAAAACTATGACAAGAAAAAAGCATCTGCAGTAAATGTGCATACAAGTAATGATGAAGAATTAAAAGGAAAAGATGGATACACAATTAATAGGaaagatgaaaataaagatgaGACTACTAACAATGAGGATATTAAGAAAAATGATTTGAATGATGATAAATCAGTAGATCAATTAAttgaaaatgataataataataataatattaataaaaatgatgcTGACGGTAGTGATAGTACTACTActgtaaataataaaaaaggtAAACGTAGTAGTACTAATAATGTATCATCTAATagtttaaaaaatgaatcAACGAAAAACACTACTAATAATAAGGAACAGGTATCTAAAGATAATGTAGCtagtaataatatgaataatacATCTAAAAGTAGTAATAATGGAGATGTAAAcgtaataaaaaaaaataataacaacaataataataataataataatagtaataatcATCATCGTAATAGTATTAATAATCATCATTCTAGTAAGAGTGATAAGTCTTCAAGGAAAGAACATCACAGTAGATATGGATCAAGTAGTACGACTCGTGAAAAAACTGCtagtagtaataataatgttatGAAAGAATATAGTAAAGATAgtaaaaagaaaaatgataataaagatGAAAGTAGTGTGCACTCTTTTAATAGCAGTCGATTAAATAgaaaagataataaaaatgattcACGTCATAAaagtgataataaaaataaattatataatgaacATGTCGATTCTTATGATTCAGGTGTTGATTATGTATCTGTTCAAAACAGAAAAAAAGGAACTGACAAAGGAGATGACACTAGTGTATGTGATAGTAGTAGTGTTATAGAAAAGAAAGAACATTTGGAAGAATTAAAAGATGAAAAGAATTTAGATAATGACACATATACAGAAAAGGTTAGtgattatttaaatgaaaaaaataacgtaagtgaaaattatatagaaaataaagatgaCCATTTTGAAAGTACATCACAGAAGGGTAAATGTtcaaatgaaaatataaacgataataatgacatcaataatgatgatactaacaataatgatgacatcaataatgatgatactaacaataataataataaaaccATTGTCAGTAATGATGATgagaaaataaaagaagaacAAACAATGGCAGCCAATATTGATGAAGTATTAtttgaagaaaaagaaaataaaaaagatgaaaatgaaGTTTGTCAAGTTGATAAGGacaatattaataatgatttaaAAAGTGTAGATGAAGAAAACAAAATGGATGAAGTAACATGTGAAGGAAAGgtaaataatgaaaatgacCAAGTGGAAGATCATAAGAAAGATtataatgaagaagaatgtaatgaaaataaaaatgatgaagTTAAGATATGTGAAGAGATAAAAGATAGTGAAGAAATTAATGATAAGAAATTAGATAAATTATTAGATGAAGATatgaatgaaaaaaaaaatgaaaatatttctGATAATGTTAGAGAAAAGGATGAGAGTACATTATTAATAGAGAATTTAGAAGAGAAAGTTGAAAATGTTAATGAGatagaagaaaataaagagAAGAATTTAGAACTtgatgaaaaagaaaaagcgaaacaaaaaaaattagaaagATTATATagagaaaaaatatatacaaaaattGATTTATTGGAAATATATTTAGGTCATAATTGGGGTGAGGATGGTGATAGATTTAATTTTGTATTATCAcaagaaaatgataatacaTTAGATGTagattataaaaatagtaTTATTAgcaacaacaataataataataataataataatattaatgtgatgaataataatatgatgaaTAATAATCGTCATAGTGTTATGATGGATGatcatcataatattatgaaaaataataataatatggcaaataataataataatcatcatcatcatcatatgaatgaacaaaagaatatgaatgcacataataaaagatttaataataataatatgaataatatgaataatttaaataatataaataatgtaaataatttaaatagtggttataataacaatatgaataatcaacataataataaaaacaataataatatgaatcAACATATTCATCATGGTGGACATCATCATATggtaaataataaacaaaacCAATctaatcaaaatataaataataaaaataatgatgatggATGGAGAAATTCATTAgcacaaaaaaatatgatgaataataataatatgtatataaataataatatgaatgatatgaatcatatgaataatatgaatcatatgaataatatgaatcatatgaataatataaatcatatgaacaacaacaacaacaataataataataataatagtaataataataataacaataataatgtgTCATCTAATTTGGAATGGAGAAAAAGTGATGCAGATAAATTGAAAGGATTTTTTGATTCAACTAGAGTTGTTGAATCTGCAGATGCATGgagaaataataatacagCTCAAGTAAAAACAGTTGCTGAGAATAGTTGGATTTTAAAACAGAATCAATTAAAAGCTGATAAGTATACATGTATGATGCGTAAATTAAGAGGTATATTAAATAAGTTAACGTTTGAAAAGtttgatttattatatgaacaaataatattagtAGGTATAACTAAATTAGATGAAATTATAGGATTAATGAAATTAGTATTTGAAAAAGCAGTAACACAACATCATTTTGTTCAGATGTATGTGCAACtatgtaaaaaattaaatgttcattttcataatatGAAATTAGAAGATGAAACAACAGTTCAGTttaaaaagatattaataaatcaATGTCAAGATTcttttgaaaataatttaaaacCTATTGAATTCCCAAGTCatttaaatgaagaagaGAAATTTGAATTTGAACAAATgcataaaaataaagttAGAGGAAATATGTTATTTGTTGGTGAATTAGTAAAATCAGGAATCATATCCATACCTATAGTATTTGTATGTATTAAACaattattagaaaaaaGAGAAAGTTATATATCTCTAAAAAATGATACTAAAGAAGGTAATTTACATTTAGAAGCTTTATGTATGTTTTTAAATACTGTTGGAGAAATATTAGATACTCATGAAAAAGCGAATCAAGAAAAAgtaaaagaattatataacaCATTAAACGAATTAGTAAATAATGAAAGTATAACCTTTCGTGTTCGTTGTTTAATAAAAGATGTTATTGATAATAGAAATGAAAAAtggaataaaaaatttgCACATAAATTAGAAGGTCCAACAACATTAAGTGTATTACATGATAagatattaaaagaaaCCATTGATCAAAACAGTAgaacatataataatagtaataatatgaattatcatgagaataaaatgaataataatttgaGTAATATGCGAAATAATCTTTTAAGAAATGTTAGTTTTAACATgaacaataataataataataataatataaattttgttaatatgatgaataataataataataatatgaatttaagaaatatgggaaatatgaaaaatatggatcaaaataaaaatatgaaaaaattatctttaaatttaatgaagaataaaaataatttacaaCAATCTAAAATGATGAATGATGATATGAAAGGATCtaatatggaaaataattattttgaCATACCTAAAAGAGAAActctttttaataaaaactCATCTTTTGCCAACGAAGATgcaaataataataataataataataataataataacaataataataatacgTCGACCAGTAGTGGTAATAGTTTTTTCAGTAACCTTAGCTCAAgattattaaataaagaCAAAAAAGAAGGAGGAAATATCTTCACAAGAAACTTTAAtttgaagaaaaataataatatgtctaatttttcaaataatgatttagataaaaaagataaaagTAATATGAATAGCACTAAgaatgaagaaaaagaaaatacaTTTTCAAATAAAGATAATGTCTTAAATACTAATGAAGAACCAAAGGATTATACTTTTGTTGAAGAATATATTCCTAAGGTTAATGAGATTCTTGAATTATCAACTACTATAGAAAATTGGGAAGAACTAACTGAAAAAATTGTTCAATTAAATATACCCTCTAaatttaatgaaaaattacATGCACATATCTTAAAACatacattaaaaaaatatgcaTGCAATAAAAATGTAGAAAGAAGTCTACCATATTTTAATTGGCTTGTATCAATTGTAttagataataaaatagatATGCAATCTTTTAAACACTGCTGGAAATCTTTCTTTTTagaaaatgatgaaaacAGTTATGAGTATACTAAAGAAGACTATCCTTTATTACCAAGATTGGTAACAAATTTTATTACTGCAGTTGAGctatatgataaaaatcATATCTTATATGACTTATCAACATTAGAGCAAATGAAAAGTGTAATATAA